In Bacteroidales bacterium, the following proteins share a genomic window:
- a CDS encoding DUF349 domain-containing protein — protein MSEQTEKTSSHKTEKVVNKKTADGMDITENSVVTAVDDVTDNEPTKQKKRTGKKNIPEIKNDAAEVTQEPFNENEAKPVDNEAPEGKSVKIAARKLPSKKALAAKKTTEVPENEPEDRLLHEADFVASDTDMEEEHEEQLQTDFTELSREELVSKLEELVQSNEISKIKARVAGIKVVYLRRTKAEKQAAMDKYLADGGNKEDYIQPADTLEERFKNAFDIYKEKKVHDDARQERAKLENLEQKKQILEEIKQLISSEESLKKTYDEFKILQEKWKQIGQVPRNEIESLWNNYHYLVDKFFEKVKIGKELKDLDLKKNLEQKILLCEKVEELLFEKSITKSFKLLQKYHDEWKEIGPIPQDKKDEIWERFKTVSDKINQARREYYSKLQSEQEANLLAKTALCEKMEAINAGEIATGNDWKAKTAEVLEMQELWDSIGRTPAKFNDEIWERFRSAVNLFYNNKNEFFSQLKEQQITNYNLKLGLCVQAEAVVNNSNWKQSTAEILNLQQEWKKIGPAPKRYSEKVWKRFRAACDDFFKRKSEYFSNIQSNEQENLKKKEALLERMLSFEFSDNKNENFEALKNFQREWVTIGYVPMDVKEILQEKYRQTINQLMDKLKISSVEMSTLHYKTRIESLQGDPDAGRMLSKERFQLETKISAIKNEINLWENNIGFLANSKNAQVLKTEFESKINKAKQEVALLEAKLKLLKGMKNK, from the coding sequence AACTGAAAAAACATCTTCCCATAAAACCGAAAAGGTGGTAAACAAAAAAACTGCTGATGGTATGGACATTACTGAAAATTCTGTAGTTACGGCTGTAGATGATGTAACAGATAATGAACCTACTAAACAGAAGAAAAGAACCGGTAAAAAAAACATTCCCGAAATTAAAAATGATGCAGCAGAGGTAACGCAGGAACCTTTCAATGAAAATGAGGCGAAACCTGTTGATAACGAAGCCCCTGAAGGCAAATCCGTAAAAATTGCAGCAAGGAAATTACCTTCAAAAAAAGCATTAGCTGCAAAAAAAACAACAGAAGTCCCAGAAAACGAACCTGAAGACAGATTGCTTCATGAAGCTGATTTTGTTGCTTCCGATACTGATATGGAAGAGGAACACGAGGAACAACTTCAAACAGATTTTACTGAACTTTCAAGAGAAGAACTTGTGTCAAAGCTGGAAGAGCTTGTTCAGTCGAATGAAATAAGCAAAATTAAAGCACGTGTCGCGGGCATCAAGGTAGTATATCTTAGAAGAACCAAAGCCGAAAAACAGGCAGCTATGGATAAATACCTGGCCGATGGAGGCAATAAAGAGGACTATATACAACCTGCCGATACCCTTGAGGAAAGGTTTAAAAATGCTTTTGATATTTACAAAGAAAAAAAAGTTCATGACGATGCACGGCAAGAAAGAGCTAAACTTGAAAACCTTGAACAAAAGAAACAAATACTGGAAGAGATAAAACAACTTATTAGTTCTGAAGAATCACTTAAGAAAACCTATGATGAATTTAAAATTCTTCAGGAGAAATGGAAGCAGATAGGGCAGGTTCCACGGAATGAAATAGAAAGTTTATGGAACAATTATCATTACCTCGTAGATAAGTTTTTTGAAAAAGTTAAAATAGGCAAAGAACTTAAAGACCTTGACCTGAAAAAGAACCTTGAGCAGAAGATACTTTTATGCGAAAAAGTTGAAGAGCTTCTATTCGAAAAATCAATTACAAAATCGTTCAAGCTTCTTCAAAAATATCATGATGAATGGAAAGAGATTGGTCCAATTCCACAGGACAAGAAGGATGAGATTTGGGAAAGGTTTAAAACGGTATCGGATAAAATAAACCAGGCACGAAGGGAATATTATTCCAAATTACAGAGCGAACAGGAGGCCAACCTTCTTGCAAAAACAGCTTTGTGTGAAAAAATGGAAGCAATAAATGCCGGAGAGATAGCCACGGGCAATGACTGGAAAGCAAAGACAGCTGAAGTTCTGGAAATGCAGGAATTATGGGACAGTATTGGCCGCACACCGGCAAAATTCAACGATGAAATATGGGAACGTTTCCGGAGTGCCGTGAACTTGTTTTACAACAATAAAAATGAATTTTTTAGCCAGCTGAAAGAACAGCAGATTACAAACTACAACCTGAAGCTGGGTTTATGTGTGCAGGCCGAAGCGGTTGTTAACAACAGCAACTGGAAACAAAGTACCGCAGAAATATTAAATTTGCAACAGGAGTGGAAAAAAATCGGGCCTGCGCCAAAACGCTATTCCGAAAAAGTATGGAAAAGATTTCGTGCTGCCTGTGATGATTTTTTTAAAAGAAAATCTGAGTATTTTTCAAACATCCAGAGCAATGAACAGGAAAACCTGAAAAAGAAAGAGGCTTTGCTTGAGCGTATGCTATCTTTTGAATTCAGCGATAATAAAAATGAAAATTTTGAAGCACTGAAAAATTTTCAGAGAGAATGGGTTACAATAGGATATGTGCCTATGGATGTAAAAGAAATTCTGCAGGAAAAATACCGGCAGACAATAAATCAGTTGATGGATAAATTGAAGATATCTTCCGTGGAGATGAGCACATTGCACTACAAAACTCGTATTGAATCTTTGCAGGGAGACCCCGATGCGGGGAGGATGCTTTCAAAAGAACGGTTTCAACTGGAAACAAAAATTTCTGCTATTAAAAACGAAATCAACCTTTGGGAAAATAACATTGGCTTTCTGGCAAACTCTAAAAACGCTCAGGTACTTAAAACTGAATTTGAAAGCAAGATAAATAAAGCCAAACAGGAAGTCGCTCTGCTTGAAGCGAAGCTGAAACTGCTTAAAGGGATGAAAAATAAATGA